A genomic stretch from Desulfohalobium retbaense DSM 5692 includes:
- a CDS encoding alpha/beta hydrolase — translation MGKRIGCLLLHGYGGSPYEMQGMAHLLREQGYAVEIPLLPGHGKTLEDLQATRFQDWQDAALQAYDRLSARVEQVFVIGLSMGGTLSLAVAQQRRPTGVVTIAAPVFLYRYLPLQATDWRLPFVPFLRFFRPMWPTGTSSEQAREIAPWQGYEGAQPLHALTSFLKGLRRVRTGLPRITSPICVLHAEGDQTVLVDNAWEILRRVRSESRRLELFSLQETVTSHHVLTTHAETRSRVGDVVLEFMAAHLSRYREPTQ, via the coding sequence ATGGGAAAGAGGATCGGTTGTCTTTTGCTGCACGGCTACGGCGGTTCGCCGTATGAGATGCAGGGGATGGCGCACCTCCTCCGTGAACAGGGATATGCGGTAGAGATTCCCCTGTTGCCGGGGCATGGGAAGACCCTGGAGGATCTGCAGGCGACCCGTTTTCAGGATTGGCAGGACGCTGCCCTGCAGGCTTACGACAGACTGTCCGCTCGCGTAGAACAGGTCTTTGTCATTGGGTTATCCATGGGGGGGACGCTGAGTTTGGCGGTGGCGCAGCAACGTCGCCCCACAGGCGTGGTGACCATCGCGGCCCCCGTTTTTTTGTACCGGTATCTTCCCCTGCAGGCGACGGATTGGCGTTTACCGTTCGTGCCGTTTCTCCGCTTTTTCCGTCCGATGTGGCCCACCGGGACGAGTTCGGAACAGGCGCGGGAGATCGCCCCCTGGCAGGGGTATGAAGGGGCCCAGCCCTTGCACGCTTTGACCAGTTTTCTGAAAGGGTTGCGCCGTGTTCGGACCGGTTTGCCGCGCATTACCAGCCCGATCTGTGTCCTGCACGCCGAGGGGGACCAGACCGTTCTGGTCGATAACGCCTGGGAGATCTTGCGCCGGGTCCGCTCAGAGTCGCGCCGTCTGGAATTGTTTTCCCTTCAAGAAACGGTCACCAGTCACCATGTCCTGACCACGCACGCGGAGACCCGCTCCCGCGTGGGCGACGTCGTGTTGGAGTTCATGGCCGCCCATCTGTCCCGTTATCGCGAACCGACGCAATAG
- a CDS encoding CBS domain-containing protein, with the protein MPTVADIMTTNVITVQKDTPIGEAAKKLLENHINGVPVVDDEGRLVGILCQSDLITQQKNFPLPTVFTILDGFIPLSSMGQMEKQVQKIAATTVEQAMTPDPITVTADTDLNQAASLMVDKNFHTLPVVDGETLVGVLGKEDVLKTLL; encoded by the coding sequence ATGCCCACAGTTGCTGACATCATGACCACGAACGTGATCACTGTTCAAAAAGATACCCCCATTGGCGAAGCCGCTAAAAAATTGCTCGAAAACCATATCAACGGCGTGCCCGTCGTTGACGATGAAGGTCGACTGGTGGGGATTTTGTGCCAAAGCGACTTGATCACGCAGCAGAAAAACTTCCCCCTGCCAACGGTATTCACCATACTCGACGGGTTTATCCCCTTGAGTTCCATGGGCCAGATGGAAAAGCAGGTCCAAAAAATAGCCGCCACCACCGTCGAGCAGGCCATGACGCCCGATCCGATCACGGTCACGGCTGATACGGATCTCAATCAGGCCGCCTCCCTGATGGTCGACAAAAATTTCCACACCCTGCCCGTGGTCGACGGCGAAACCCTCGTCGGCGTCCTCGGCAAGGAAGACGTTTTGAAGACCTTGCTGTAA
- a CDS encoding type IV pilus modification PilV family protein: MDSQSVRRLDRGAGFTLLEVLVAIVILSVGIMAWALAQNQHIQGRALSGGLTKATELTQSVLEANATEVAGWDASRSSTNGTVQYTFANLTFTTFWEVIEGSAPFGSANLSTWQVHCETTWTQYGEHRVAMERLVVGQ; encoded by the coding sequence ATGGATTCGCAGTCAGTTAGAAGACTAGATCGTGGCGCCGGGTTTACATTGTTAGAGGTGTTGGTCGCCATCGTGATTCTGTCCGTAGGTATTATGGCCTGGGCCCTGGCGCAAAATCAGCACATTCAGGGGCGTGCGTTGAGTGGCGGACTGACCAAAGCGACGGAACTGACCCAGTCTGTTCTCGAGGCGAATGCCACAGAGGTTGCCGGCTGGGATGCGAGCCGTTCCAGCACCAACGGAACCGTACAGTATACATTCGCCAACCTCACCTTCACAACGTTTTGGGAGGTGATTGAAGGGTCTGCTCCCTTCGGGAGCGCGAATCTTTCGACATGGCAGGTTCACTGTGAAACGACATGGACGCAATACGGGGAGCACCGGGTTGCAATGGAACGCTTGGTGGTGGGGCAATGA
- a CDS encoding pyridoxine 5'-phosphate synthase: MPKLVVNVDHIATLRQARLGIEPDPVTAAHMAELAGAEGIIVHLREDRRHIQDRDVALLSQTVKTNLHLEMAATPEMQKIALNTAPHMVCLVPEKRQELTTEGGLDLRGRETELRDYLAPIHEREILSSLFIDAEPEQIKAAAAIQAPYVEIHTGHFADATSRTAQQQELTRLLEGIRQAQDLGLKVNLGHGLNYTNIYGFATVPGIHEFSIGHSIIARAALSGLDRAVRDMVSIIKTFAP, from the coding sequence ATGCCCAAACTCGTTGTCAACGTCGATCATATAGCCACCCTGCGCCAGGCCCGTCTCGGTATCGAACCGGACCCGGTTACAGCCGCCCATATGGCCGAACTCGCCGGGGCAGAGGGAATCATCGTCCATTTGCGCGAAGACCGGCGGCATATCCAGGACCGCGATGTGGCTCTGTTGTCCCAGACGGTCAAGACCAATCTCCATCTGGAGATGGCCGCGACCCCGGAAATGCAGAAGATCGCCCTGAATACCGCCCCGCACATGGTCTGCCTGGTCCCGGAAAAGCGCCAGGAACTTACCACTGAAGGCGGTCTCGATCTCCGGGGGCGGGAGACCGAATTGCGGGACTACCTGGCCCCCATCCACGAACGCGAGATCCTCTCCAGCCTTTTTATCGACGCCGAACCCGAACAAATTAAGGCCGCCGCTGCGATCCAGGCGCCCTATGTCGAAATCCACACCGGGCATTTTGCCGACGCCACGAGCAGGACCGCGCAACAGCAGGAATTGACCCGGCTGCTCGAAGGCATCCGCCAAGCCCAGGATCTCGGCTTGAAAGTCAATCTGGGCCACGGCCTGAATTACACGAATATTTATGGGTTTGCCACTGTCCCGGGAATTCACGAATTTTCCATAGGGCACAGCATCATCGCCCGGGCGGCATTGAGCGGATTGGACCGGGCAGTCCGGGATATGGTCTCCATTATCAAGACCTTTGCCCCTTAA
- a CDS encoding GspH/FimT family protein produces MPCLDQSSGKASGQHGLTLLEVLVVVGIIAVISGIGFAMISSQGAELRSAVRSTRSHLMQARLEALKRYSTITFSLSQNGYNATNSDGNVLLFSKKFPRGVSAVVSSENEEFNFTPLGVVKNKNGRAKSFVFDVKNNKNDSVRMRISAAGNIKVMD; encoded by the coding sequence ATGCCATGTTTGGATCAAAGTAGCGGAAAGGCCTCTGGCCAGCATGGGCTCACTCTTTTAGAGGTCCTTGTTGTTGTAGGGATAATTGCTGTTATCTCGGGTATAGGATTTGCGATGATTTCGAGTCAGGGTGCTGAACTCCGTTCAGCTGTACGCTCCACTCGTTCCCACCTCATGCAGGCTCGCCTTGAGGCCTTGAAGCGGTATTCGACCATCACCTTTTCTTTGTCCCAGAATGGTTATAATGCTACTAACAGCGATGGCAATGTGTTATTGTTTTCAAAAAAATTTCCACGAGGCGTCTCAGCTGTTGTAAGTAGTGAGAATGAGGAATTTAATTTTACCCCTTTAGGGGTAGTTAAGAATAAAAATGGAAGAGCAAAAAGTTTCGTTTTTGATGTTAAAAATAATAAAAATGACTCGGTTAGAATGCGCATAAGCGCTGCCGGAAATATTAAAGTGATGGATTAG
- a CDS encoding MBL fold metallo-hydrolase, protein MKTLHRVTVLIDNTAIDSSLATEHGLSVHIHLANGQQWLWDTGQSAALLNNVAALGIDLAASAGVALSHGHYDHTGGISPLVEHSGFAGTIVGNPVLDQERFVLKQGEAIRSIGLPPGTTLPRFSPVEYTALLARGLTFVSTIERDPEHFSATAHFFLDRDGEYPDPVQDDACLVLETADGPVVILGCCHSGLANTLIALRERLGHTAFNGVMGGMHLNNAPQWAMEESLQTLEEFGVQWIAPGHCTGREAIVELARRFSGRVLPYGAGAVFEFPAPAEEAGA, encoded by the coding sequence ATGAAGACCTTGCACCGGGTGACAGTCCTTATCGACAACACCGCCATTGATTCCAGTCTGGCCACCGAACACGGACTGAGCGTTCACATCCATTTGGCCAACGGGCAGCAATGGCTTTGGGACACCGGACAGTCGGCCGCGCTTCTCAACAACGTAGCCGCACTCGGCATCGATCTGGCGGCCAGTGCTGGTGTGGCATTGAGTCACGGCCATTACGATCACACCGGCGGGATTTCGCCGCTTGTCGAACACTCCGGCTTCGCGGGAACCATCGTCGGCAACCCGGTACTAGACCAGGAACGGTTCGTGCTCAAGCAGGGCGAAGCAATCCGGTCAATAGGCCTGCCGCCGGGGACCACTTTGCCCCGTTTTTCTCCTGTGGAATACACGGCCCTGCTCGCCCGCGGCCTGACTTTTGTCAGCACCATCGAACGGGATCCGGAACATTTTTCCGCCACGGCGCATTTCTTTCTGGACCGCGATGGGGAATACCCCGATCCGGTCCAGGACGACGCCTGTCTCGTCCTGGAAACCGCGGACGGCCCGGTGGTGATTCTGGGATGCTGCCACAGCGGGCTGGCGAACACGTTGATCGCTCTGCGCGAGCGCCTCGGCCACACCGCCTTCAACGGCGTCATGGGCGGCATGCACCTCAATAACGCCCCGCAATGGGCGATGGAGGAGTCCCTGCAGACCCTCGAGGAATTCGGGGTCCAATGGATCGCCCCCGGCCATTGCACCGGGCGTGAAGCCATTGTCGAACTCGCCCGGCGGTTTTCTGGGCGGGTGCTGCCGTATGGAGCGGGAGCCGTTTTTGAATTTCCGGCCCCTGCTGAAGAGGCTGGTGCCTGA
- a CDS encoding bifunctional ADP-dependent NAD(P)H-hydrate dehydratase/NAD(P)H-hydrate epimerase, producing the protein MYIPLPTPDEMALWDRTSIDTYGIDAKMLMENASREALHVLLEEFGSLQGKSAVVFAGSGNNAGDAFALARHMTDMGAKVMVLHKKAQQEYTRETAYHLQLALNTEVPLVRLPEYNLDFLTHPDIVVDGLLGTGFRGLLNKQYKDWINHINRMGKNSFVFALDIPSGINGWTGLPSPTAVKADATATFAFAKVGLFMAESRPYVGNLHVRSIGLPARVSEDAPPSHFGLDQHILSLYPAPQDDLHKGTAGHVLIVGGSEGLTGAPHLAALGALRGGAGLVTIAIPGALASEVKNGAADIMTLPLGEGGKWSGSLIEALSPHFERFDSVVIGPGLGRDTGSRNFLRAYLQSEHPPTVIDADALYWLAEDPQCVQHLDQECILTPHPGEMARLCRKSNNEVQQNRPAILRQAVQDFQCTMVFKGANTLITAPNRPMYVSPIACANLAIGGAGDILAGLIGSLRNSSLSPLQATCLGVYWHGFAGELLRERYPYRGNRATELADILPLVFKETHDAHSC; encoded by the coding sequence ATGTACATTCCCCTGCCAACGCCGGACGAAATGGCCCTTTGGGACCGAACCAGCATCGACACTTACGGCATTGACGCCAAAATGCTCATGGAAAACGCGAGCCGCGAGGCTCTGCATGTCCTGCTCGAGGAATTCGGATCCTTACAGGGGAAATCCGCTGTGGTCTTTGCCGGTTCCGGGAACAATGCCGGCGACGCTTTTGCCCTGGCCCGGCATATGACCGACATGGGCGCGAAGGTGATGGTCCTGCACAAAAAGGCGCAACAGGAATACACCCGGGAAACCGCCTACCACCTCCAGTTGGCCTTGAATACCGAGGTTCCCCTGGTGCGGTTGCCGGAATACAACCTCGATTTCTTGACCCATCCCGACATCGTGGTCGACGGCCTGCTCGGCACTGGGTTCCGGGGCCTGCTCAACAAGCAATACAAAGACTGGATCAACCATATCAATCGCATGGGGAAAAACAGCTTTGTCTTTGCCCTGGACATCCCCTCCGGGATCAATGGCTGGACCGGCCTGCCGAGCCCGACCGCGGTCAAAGCCGACGCCACCGCCACATTTGCCTTTGCCAAAGTCGGCTTATTCATGGCTGAAAGCCGCCCCTATGTCGGCAACCTCCATGTCCGCTCCATCGGCTTGCCCGCCCGGGTTTCAGAAGACGCCCCGCCCAGTCATTTCGGCCTCGACCAGCACATTCTCTCCTTGTACCCCGCTCCGCAGGACGACCTGCACAAGGGAACGGCCGGACATGTTCTCATCGTCGGCGGCTCTGAAGGACTGACCGGCGCCCCCCATCTGGCCGCCCTCGGCGCCCTTCGCGGTGGCGCAGGTTTGGTGACCATCGCTATTCCGGGGGCGCTGGCTTCCGAAGTCAAAAACGGCGCAGCGGACATCATGACCCTGCCCCTTGGTGAGGGAGGCAAATGGAGCGGATCCCTCATTGAGGCTTTGAGTCCCCATTTCGAGCGCTTTGACAGCGTGGTCATCGGCCCGGGGCTGGGCCGCGACACTGGGAGCCGGAATTTCCTCCGTGCCTACCTCCAGAGCGAACACCCCCCGACGGTCATCGATGCCGACGCGCTGTATTGGCTGGCCGAGGATCCACAATGTGTCCAACATCTGGATCAGGAATGCATCCTGACGCCCCACCCCGGGGAAATGGCACGGCTGTGCCGGAAATCCAACAATGAAGTCCAGCAAAACCGACCAGCTATCCTGCGCCAGGCCGTGCAGGATTTCCAGTGCACTATGGTCTTCAAAGGGGCCAATACATTGATCACTGCGCCCAACCGGCCCATGTACGTCTCCCCCATCGCCTGCGCCAACCTGGCCATCGGCGGCGCTGGCGACATCCTGGCCGGTCTGATAGGCAGCTTACGCAACAGCTCCCTTTCCCCCTTGCAGGCCACCTGCCTCGGCGTGTATTGGCATGGTTTCGCCGGCGAACTCCTCCGGGAGAGATACCCCTACAGAGGCAACCGAGCCACGGAGTTGGCCGACATCCTGCCCCTCGTTTTTAAGGAGACACACGATGCCCACAGTTGCTGA
- a CDS encoding aspartate kinase — protein MRIKVQKFGGTSVADLQCMQQVLNKVRAALDDGYKVLVVLSAMAGQTDYLLSLANRWSSTPDPAELDSMVTTGEQVSVALFSMLLQDQGIKARSLLGFQIPMRTDSNFGRARILDIDSPRLQAMLEQYDVLAIAGFQGCDCEDRLTTLGRGGSDTSAVAMAAATNAEVCEIYTDVDGVYTTDPNVCSQARKLDKIAYDEMLEMASMGAKVLQIRSVEFAKKFNVPVHVRSTFTDVPGTLLVQEDNSMESALVSGIAYDKDQALITLANVYDEPGISATIFEPLAIAGVVVDMIVQNPSREGRTDMTFTVPKGDLEQTLQIIDNIKDQIGAKAVFHNPKVSKVSVIGMGMRNHSGIASIAFKALRMENINIMLISTSEIKISCLVDEKYTELTVRTLHEAFGLDQKPQPACEEPGQSQ, from the coding sequence ATGCGTATCAAGGTCCAGAAATTCGGAGGAACGTCCGTAGCCGATCTGCAATGCATGCAGCAGGTTCTCAACAAAGTCCGCGCCGCGCTCGACGACGGGTACAAAGTCCTTGTCGTGCTCTCGGCTATGGCCGGACAAACCGACTACCTGCTCTCCCTGGCCAACAGATGGTCCTCGACCCCGGATCCCGCCGAATTGGACTCGATGGTCACCACCGGTGAGCAGGTTTCAGTGGCGCTGTTCTCTATGCTCCTGCAAGATCAGGGCATCAAGGCCCGCTCGTTGCTCGGCTTCCAGATCCCCATGCGCACGGACAGCAATTTCGGACGCGCCAGGATTTTGGATATCGATTCCCCACGCTTGCAGGCCATGCTCGAGCAGTACGACGTCCTGGCTATCGCTGGATTCCAGGGCTGCGACTGCGAAGACCGACTGACCACCCTGGGCCGGGGCGGCTCAGACACCAGCGCCGTGGCCATGGCGGCGGCGACAAACGCAGAAGTCTGCGAAATTTATACAGATGTCGATGGCGTCTATACCACGGATCCCAATGTTTGCTCCCAGGCCCGCAAACTGGATAAAATCGCTTATGACGAAATGCTGGAAATGGCCAGCATGGGAGCCAAGGTACTGCAAATCCGGTCGGTGGAATTCGCCAAGAAATTCAATGTCCCGGTCCATGTCCGCTCGACTTTTACCGACGTCCCGGGGACACTGCTCGTTCAGGAGGACAACAGCATGGAATCAGCACTCGTATCCGGAATCGCTTACGATAAAGACCAAGCCCTTATCACCCTGGCCAACGTCTATGACGAACCCGGGATCTCGGCCACTATTTTCGAACCCCTGGCCATTGCCGGCGTGGTTGTAGACATGATTGTCCAGAATCCCAGCCGTGAGGGCCGCACAGACATGACCTTCACCGTCCCCAAGGGCGACCTCGAGCAAACACTTCAGATCATAGATAATATTAAAGACCAGATCGGCGCCAAGGCTGTCTTCCACAATCCCAAGGTCAGCAAGGTCTCGGTCATCGGCATGGGGATGCGCAACCACTCCGGCATCGCGTCCATCGCCTTCAAAGCCCTGCGCATGGAAAACATCAATATCATGCTCATCAGCACCTCGGAAATCAAAATCTCCTGTCTGGTGGACGAAAAATACACCGAACTGACCGTGCGCACCCTGCACGAAGCCTTTGGACTGGACCAGAAACCCCAACCCGCCTGCGAGGAACCGGGGCAATCGCAATGA
- a CDS encoding PilW family protein yields the protein MSEKGFSLIEMLVSMFCVVIIMVSVYDVFSRQSGINTVEQGILDLQLNSRIAIDRLDFLFSHAGFGCADSFADGDSLQGEDDVGDSVVIENAISTIVDSNASAGSDSVVVSYGFQKVGEIEDMPSSTQINVENEKGPSVDENANFKNYISFYPDIAGNVFYEVGGSSEPFSVDRSLDTIAKNGTVSIYMVGPVKVFLENSVLQFRNYAYNSTAWNATEHVERIQFEYSTDGQSWESSPTDLEDIQAVRVFLLSRSSRKDPGYTDTKTYDMGDATVGPFNDQYHRDLARKTIWIRSQLED from the coding sequence ATGAGCGAAAAAGGTTTTTCTCTTATTGAGATGCTGGTTTCTATGTTTTGTGTCGTGATTATTATGGTTTCGGTTTATGATGTTTTTTCAAGGCAGTCCGGGATAAATACTGTAGAGCAAGGCATATTGGATTTACAGCTTAATAGTCGCATCGCTATCGATAGATTGGATTTTTTGTTTTCTCATGCGGGGTTTGGGTGCGCTGATTCTTTTGCGGACGGAGATAGTTTACAGGGTGAGGATGATGTTGGGGACTCTGTTGTTATTGAGAATGCTATCAGTACGATCGTCGATTCCAATGCATCAGCAGGATCAGACTCCGTTGTCGTAAGCTATGGATTCCAAAAGGTGGGTGAAATTGAAGATATGCCTTCCTCGACCCAAATAAATGTGGAAAATGAAAAGGGTCCTTCTGTAGACGAAAATGCAAATTTTAAAAATTATATTTCCTTCTATCCGGATATAGCAGGAAACGTTTTTTATGAAGTCGGTGGCTCATCAGAGCCTTTTTCTGTGGATAGGAGCTTGGATACCATAGCTAAAAATGGGACTGTAAGTATATATATGGTTGGCCCTGTAAAAGTTTTTCTGGAAAATAGCGTTTTGCAATTTCGAAATTATGCATACAACAGTACTGCATGGAATGCCACAGAGCATGTGGAAAGAATTCAGTTTGAGTATAGCACTGATGGGCAGTCATGGGAATCGAGTCCTACCGATTTAGAAGATATACAAGCTGTTCGTGTTTTTCTTCTAAGTCGTTCGTCACGAAAGGATCCAGGGTATACCGACACCAAGACCTACGATATGGGGGATGCGACGGTTGGGCCATTCAATGACCAGTATCATAGAGATTTAGCCAGGAAAACCATATGGATTCGCAGTCAGTTAGAAGACTAG
- the tsaE gene encoding tRNA (adenosine(37)-N6)-threonylcarbamoyltransferase complex ATPase subunit type 1 TsaE, translating to MSTEICFPLANEEETQRLGQCLAACHEAWQACILLLDGELGAGKTTLVRALVRALPGGGGAEVSSPSFNICNIYPTQPQIAHFDLYRLEDTGPDESLFEWIEHPGTTVIVEWARFVPRQDLPPDVVTLHIEHTNSGRAVRMTLTGRADDNQEALCSALAAFNPGPCPQ from the coding sequence ATGAGTACGGAAATATGCTTTCCCCTGGCCAACGAAGAGGAAACGCAACGCCTGGGACAATGCTTGGCCGCCTGCCATGAGGCGTGGCAGGCGTGTATCCTGCTTCTCGACGGGGAACTCGGCGCAGGCAAAACCACCCTGGTCCGAGCCCTGGTCCGAGCCTTGCCTGGCGGCGGGGGGGCTGAGGTCAGCAGTCCGAGCTTCAATATCTGCAACATCTACCCCACACAGCCGCAAATCGCCCATTTTGATCTCTATCGTCTCGAGGACACCGGGCCCGACGAAAGCCTGTTCGAATGGATCGAGCACCCCGGCACGACCGTGATTGTGGAATGGGCTCGCTTTGTGCCCAGGCAAGACCTTCCTCCTGACGTCGTGACCCTTCATATTGAGCATACAAATTCGGGCCGGGCGGTCCGTATGACCCTGACAGGGCGCGCCGACGACAATCAGGAAGCGCTTTGCTCCGCCCTCGCCGCCTTCAACCCCGGTCCCTGCCCCCAATAG
- a CDS encoding holo-[acyl-carrier-protein] synthase, which translates to MIVGLGIDIVETDRIARIWNRFGDHFTRKILTEKERHALDTPSVPALAARFAAKEAGVKALGTGFSHGITPKCLEILSDAHGKPQIAFFGPARIQADVLGVVSCHVSMTHGRDNAVAVVVLETKTSP; encoded by the coding sequence ATGATCGTCGGGTTAGGAATTGATATTGTCGAAACCGACCGCATCGCCCGCATCTGGAATCGGTTCGGTGACCATTTCACCCGAAAGATCCTCACCGAAAAAGAGCGACACGCCCTGGACACGCCGTCTGTTCCGGCGCTCGCCGCCCGTTTCGCGGCCAAAGAGGCCGGCGTCAAGGCCCTCGGGACAGGATTCAGTCACGGCATCACACCGAAGTGCCTGGAAATTCTTTCCGACGCGCACGGAAAGCCCCAGATAGCCTTTTTCGGTCCGGCCCGTATTCAGGCCGACGTCCTCGGTGTGGTCTCCTGCCATGTCAGCATGACGCATGGCCGCGACAACGCTGTGGCTGTGGTGGTTTTAGAAACGAAGACATCGCCGTAA
- the cimA gene encoding citramalate synthase yields the protein MNRIEIYDTTLRDGTQSEDVNLSAEDKLRITQRLDDLGVTYIEGGWPASNPTDRRYFEEIGNYTLKHARVSAFGSTHNARTTPENDPNIQSLLDARTNVLTIFGKTWDIHVRDALRVPLERNLELIHNSLAYLRDEVAKLFFDAEHFFDGYKANPEYALACLHQAHEAGVDALVLCDTNGGSLPQEIAEIMAVVQKELPQASLGIHAHNDSELAVANSLQAVQSGATHVQGTINGYGERCGNANLCSIIPNLELKQGHKCLPENHLPKLTQTALYISEVANVQAFHRQPFVGRSAFAHKGGIHVSAVRRNPRTYEHIEPETVGNKQRILLSDLAGQSNILFKAKQYGYHLDKNDPFVLELLSQIKERESNGYEYSAAEASFELLLNRTLGRARKYFTLLGFRVTDEKRQENKDPYSEATVMVQVGGVTEHTAAAGEGPVNALDNAMRKALEKFYPTLTEMHLLDFKVRVLPPQRTSDGKEGTASNVRVLIESGDSQSRWITVGVSYNIIEASWQALEDAINYKLFKNDQLKIEQAMAQARTET from the coding sequence ATGAACAGAATAGAGATCTACGACACGACATTGCGCGACGGCACCCAATCCGAAGATGTCAATCTTTCGGCTGAAGACAAATTGCGCATCACCCAGCGACTGGACGACCTCGGTGTGACGTACATCGAGGGCGGCTGGCCGGCCTCGAACCCAACAGACAGACGGTATTTCGAGGAAATCGGCAATTACACCCTGAAACACGCCCGGGTCAGCGCCTTTGGCAGCACGCACAACGCCCGGACAACGCCGGAGAACGACCCCAATATCCAGTCATTGCTGGACGCCCGGACCAACGTCCTGACCATCTTCGGCAAAACCTGGGACATCCACGTTCGTGACGCCCTGCGGGTCCCCCTGGAACGCAACCTGGAACTGATCCACAATTCCCTGGCCTACCTGCGTGACGAGGTGGCCAAACTCTTTTTCGACGCCGAACATTTCTTCGACGGCTACAAGGCCAACCCGGAATACGCCCTGGCCTGCCTGCACCAAGCCCATGAGGCCGGAGTCGACGCCCTGGTGCTCTGCGACACCAACGGCGGCAGTCTGCCGCAGGAGATCGCGGAGATCATGGCTGTGGTCCAAAAGGAGCTGCCGCAGGCTTCGCTCGGCATCCACGCCCACAATGACAGTGAACTGGCTGTGGCCAACAGCCTCCAGGCGGTCCAATCAGGCGCCACCCACGTCCAGGGGACCATCAATGGCTACGGCGAACGGTGCGGCAACGCCAATCTCTGTTCCATCATCCCGAACCTGGAGCTCAAACAGGGACACAAATGCCTTCCGGAGAACCATCTCCCGAAACTGACCCAGACCGCCCTGTACATCTCTGAAGTCGCCAATGTGCAGGCCTTCCACCGTCAGCCCTTTGTCGGCCGCTCCGCCTTCGCCCATAAAGGGGGGATCCACGTCAGCGCTGTCAGACGCAATCCCCGGACCTACGAACACATCGAACCCGAAACAGTGGGCAACAAGCAGCGGATCCTGCTCTCCGATCTCGCTGGCCAGAGCAATATCCTCTTCAAAGCCAAACAATACGGCTACCACCTCGACAAAAACGATCCTTTCGTCCTCGAACTGCTCTCCCAGATCAAGGAACGCGAAAGCAACGGCTACGAATACTCCGCCGCCGAAGCTTCCTTCGAACTCCTGCTCAACCGGACCTTGGGCCGGGCCCGAAAATACTTCACATTGTTGGGGTTTCGGGTCACGGACGAAAAACGGCAGGAAAACAAAGACCCCTATTCTGAGGCCACGGTCATGGTCCAGGTAGGGGGCGTCACCGAGCACACCGCCGCCGCTGGCGAAGGGCCGGTCAACGCCCTGGACAACGCCATGCGCAAGGCCCTGGAAAAATTCTACCCCACCTTGACCGAAATGCACCTTTTGGACTTCAAGGTCCGGGTCCTGCCCCCGCAACGCACCAGCGACGGCAAGGAGGGCACGGCCTCCAATGTCCGGGTCTTGATCGAATCCGGGGACAGCCAATCGCGCTGGATCACTGTCGGCGTCTCCTACAACATCATTGAAGCGAGTTGGCAGGCCCTTGAGGACGCCATCAACTACAAGCTGTTCAAAAACGACCAGCTGAAAATCGAACAAGCCATGGCCCAGGCCAGGACGGAGACATGA